In Ailuropoda melanoleuca isolate Jingjing chromosome 4, ASM200744v2, whole genome shotgun sequence, the following proteins share a genomic window:
- the ELOF1 gene encoding transcription elongation factor 1 homolog, which produces MGRRKSKRKPPPKKKMTGTLETQFTCPFCNHEKSCDVKMDRARNTGVISCTVCLEEFQTPITYLSEPVDVYSDWIDACEAANQ; this is translated from the exons ATGGGGCGCAGAAAGTCAAAACGGAAgccaccccccaaaaagaagaTGACCGGCACCCTAGAGACCCAGTTCACCTGCCCCTTCTGCAACCACGAGAAGTCTTGTGACGTAAAAAT GGATCGTGCCCGCAACACCGGCGTCATCTCCTGTACTGTGTGCCTAGAGGAATTCCAGACGCCCATCACAT ATCTGTCAGAACCAGTGGACGTGTACAGCGATTGGATAGATGCCTGCGAGGCGGCCAATCAGTAG
- the ACP5 gene encoding tartrate-resistant acid phosphatase type 5: MDTQTVLLIVQALLVLPLADGANPVLRFVAVGDWGGVPNAPFYTAREMANAKEIARTVQILGADFILSLGDNFYFTGVQDANDKRFRETFEDVFSASSLHNVPWYVLAGNHDHLGNVSAQIAYSRISQRWNFPSPYYRLRFKVPRSNVSVAIFMLDTVTLCGNSDDFLSQQPERPRNPALARTQLAWLKKQLAAAKEDYVLVAGHYPVWSIAEHGPTHCLVKQLMPLLATYKVTAYLCGHDHNLQYLQDENGVGYVLSGAGNFMDPSKKHQRKVPNGYLRFHYGAEDSLGGFAYVEISPKEMSVTYIEASGKSLFKTRLPRRARPERPRVHHSKA; encoded by the exons ATGGACACACAGACTGTGCTGCTCATCGTGCAAGCCTTGCTGGTGCTCCCCCTGGCCGACGGAGCCAACCCCGTCCTGCGCTTCGTGGCTGTGGGTGACTGGGGAGGAGTCCCCAATGCCCCGTTCTACACTGCCCGGGAAATGGCCAATGCCAAGGAGATCGCCAGGACCGTGCAGATCCTCGGCGCAGACTTCATCCTGTCCCTGGGGGACAATTTCTACTTCACTGGCGTGCAGGATGCCAACGACAAGAGGTTTCGG GAGACCTTCGAGGATGtgttctctgcctcctccctccacaACGTGCCCTGGTACGTGCTGGCTGGCAACCACGACCACTTGGGGAACGTCTCGGCACAGATAGCCTACTCCAGGATCTCTCAGCGTTG gAACTTCCCCAGCCCTTACTACCGTCTGCGCTTCAAAGTCCCGCGGTCCAACGTGTCTGTGGCCATCTTCATGCTGGACACGGTGACACTGTGTGGCAACTCTGATGACTTCCTCAGCCAGCAGCCCGAGAGGCCCCGTAATCCGGCGCTGGCCCGCACGCAGCTGGCCTGGCTCAAGAAGCAGCTGGCGGCGGCCAAGGAGGACTATGTGCTGGTGGCCGGCCACTACCCCGTGTGGTCCATCGCCGAGCACGGGCCCACCCACTGCCTGGTCAAGCAGCTGATGCCACTGCTGGCCACGTACAAGGTCACTGCCTACCTGTGTGGCCATGACCACAACCTGCAG TACCTTCAGGATGAGAATGGCGTGGGCTACGTGCTGAGCGGGGCCGGAAACTTCATGGACCCTTCGAAAAAGCATCAGCGCAAGGTCCCCAATGGCTACCTGCGCTTCCACTACGGGGCCGAGGACTCGCTGGGTGGCTTTGCCTACGTGGAGATCAGCCCCAAAGAGATGAGCGTCACTTACATCGAAGCCTCGGGCAAGTCCCTCTTCAAGACCAGACTGCCAAGGCGAGCCAGGCCCGAGCGCCCACGAGTGCACCACTCTAAGGCCTGA